A window of the Lolium perenne isolate Kyuss_39 chromosome 7, Kyuss_2.0, whole genome shotgun sequence genome harbors these coding sequences:
- the LOC127312951 gene encoding uncharacterized protein, producing the protein MGEHAYDQSHSSMSPSMPPAQPRGSSRHHTTSSSRTTTTRPAIRIIHIIAPEIIKTDAANFRSLVQRLTGRQHQQLSDDESSAAVTVAVAPTPPSPIEEKPQKKRLAPALADEFVLQQENRGRKKIKCEVVRVEEGGFSFGDGAGAGDLDFGELWMDHNPGGFLSFLEEGVFQGTMVPDFLQPPLGSSRMDLIGEMCASHLA; encoded by the coding sequence ATGGGGGAGCACGCTTACGACCAAAGCCACAGCAGCATGAGCCCATCGATGCCACCAGCACAGCCCAGGGGCTCTTCCCGCCACCACACGACGTCATCATCCAGGACTACTACCACGCGGCCCGCGATAAGAATCATCCACATCATCGCGCCGGAGATCATCAAGACCGACGCCGCAAACTTCCGGAGCCTCGTGCAGCGGCTCACCGGGAGGCAGCACCAACAGCTGTCGGACGACGAATCCAGCGCGGCCGTGACGGTAGCCGTGGCGCCGACGCCGCCTTCGCCCATAGAGGAGAAGCCGCAGAAGAAGAGGTTGGCGCCGGCGCTTGCCGATGAGTTTGTGTTGCAGCAGGAGAACAGAGGGAGGAAGAAGATCAAGTGCGAGGTGGTGAGGGTGGAGGAAGGAGGGTTCAGCTTCGGTGACGGTGCTGGTGCCGGTGACCTTGACTTCGGCGAGCTGTGGATGGACCACAACCCTGGGGGTTTCTTGAGCTTCCTGGAGGAGGGCGTCTTCCAGGGGACGATGGTCCCTGACTTCTTGCAGCCTCCTCTGGGGTCGTCgaggatggatttgattggtgaaatgTGTGCATCCCATCTGGCTTAA